GGCACCGGAGGCACACGGGTGACCGGCTGGCAAAAGACAAAGAATGCTAAAGGCATTGATGCTTACTTGATTGGAGATACCGGGAAAAATTGCTGGGAACAAAACCAGTACAGCGGCAAATTTACCTACTCGATAAACCCAATATCTAATCTATACCTTGCTTTAAACTATGGTCAACGGGAATACGGTTATTCGGACCCACAGAGCTATCTTAAGGATAGTAATGGCAAGCCAGTTGATAACGGTAAGATTGATCTGGGTGTAGGCACAATGACTATCTATCCCAAAGATTTCTTAAGCAGCTGGGGAAGATACAATAGTAATCTTTATCATCTCGGCTACGATACCCTGCTTGGTCTGATTAATATTAAGTCCAAGATAAGCTTAAACAAGAGGCAAAGTTTCTATATTGTCCCACAGAGCGGGGCAACTGCTCAAGGAGGTCCAGGCAAATTTAATGATACTGCCCCCAGTCAGGATATTCAGGCAGAGATACAGACAGATATCCCATTCCTTCAAGATAATCTCTTAAGTATTGGTTTAAACTATCGCTTAGATAAAACAATAATCAAAGAATATGATCTTATCGACTGGAAGAATGAAGATTCAAAAAAGACAACTAATCCGACAGTTGAAATTAAGGGGAAGGCAAAAATATCCGCTGTTTATGCTCAGACTGAGCTGGAAGTAATCAACAACTTAAAAGCTTTTCTTGGTGCCCGGTATGATACCTGGAAGAATTACGATGGCTCAAACCGTAATGGCACAAACTTGACTACCTATACGGCTATGGATAAGAAATCTATCTCCCCCAAGATTGGTTTTCTTTATAAGCCAGGATTTGAAAAGGGAATTTATCATCTGGATAACATTCGTGCATCCTGGGGTAAAGCTTTTAAACCACCAACTATCTATGAATTATATAGAACCTGCTTGATGGGAAAAACTACCTATGAAAGCAACCCTAACCTTATTCCAGAAACCAGCCAGTCATGGGAAGTAGGTTTGGACCAGAGGCTAAACAAAAAGGTAACTATTTCTGTTACCTATTTTCAAAGCAAGATAAAAGACCTTATCTACAGTAAGATTATTTCTTCAACGATTAAGCGAAAGGAGAATGCCGGAGAAGGAAAAATCGCTGGATTTGAGCTCGATACTAAGGTAAATCTTACCGATTCTCTATCTGCCTTTGGAAATTATACTCGGCAAGATACCGAAATGTTAGAAAATCCAGCTGAACCAAGTACCATTGGCAAAAATTTTGTGTTTGTTCCAGAGAAGATGTTTAATCTTGGACTTATCTTTTCTAAAAAAGCTGTAAGCTCCTCATTGCTCTGGCATTGGGTAGATAAGGTTTATCTTAATTCAGACAACTCTGATACCGAGGAAGAGGTCTATGGTGCGTATGATAAAATCAATACGGTGGATGCCAAACTGGGTTATAACCTTAAGGAGAATTTGAACCTGTCTTTAGCAGTGGATAATCTTTTTGATAAGAGATACTATCAGCACTATAAATCCCCAGGTCGAACATTTACTGTGGAGGCGAAGTGGAAATACTAATATCCACGAATGGACACGAATTGAAATGGGATAGCAAAAGGCACAGGAATGGAAGAAAAAGGATTGATAAAGGCTATTTGCTTATCGTTCCTTATTCATACAGGGGTAGCTGGCGCGATTATGCTTTTGGGAGTAGATAAATGGCATAGACAAACACCTCTCTCTACTATCGAGAGTTTCTCTGGTAGAGATTAACCTGCAATCGGCAAGTGAATACTGAACAATCAGCTAATTCGTGTAATGTGACTTGTCAACAAAAATTTAAAAAATTTAGTTGACAAACAATAAGCGATATGCTATGATAGAAAATAGTCAGATAGGTAGAGGAAGTCCTTGTGAGATTCAAGGCACTGCCCCGCAACGGTAATATCATCTAAAAAATGATGAGTCCGGTCGATTACCTATCTTTGAAAGTACTTTCGCGGGAAGGGAATAACTAAAGAAAAACTTATTACCCAATCTTCTTGGCGAAGGTTGGGTTTTTTGTTGGATAAAAAATGGGATTAGATGTTATCTTATGGACAATAGGAACACTTTTTACCCTGGGTATATTCAGCGTGAAAGTCGGTTTTGGACTTGGTTTTGGCAGAATGGGATGGAAGGTTATTGGAATGACACTTGCAGGCTATGTAGCCCTCTTTGTGCTAATAGCGATGTTTTCAGAACACTTGATTAACCTGCTTGAGCCAGTCTTGAGAAAAGGTCCATATCTTCATC
This window of the bacterium genome carries:
- a CDS encoding TonB-dependent receptor encodes the protein MKKFWLMIGLGLGLGLGLTFASKEIILAQEPFELEEVVVTATKGEKRIEDVPVSTSVVTQKEIEEKKAVFVDEALKYEPGVYLKRAKFADMGNTVTLRGFSNQNRTLVLLDGQSLNDAYTGNVEWSALPLENVERIEIVEGPVSSLYGGNAMGGVINIITKKPDVESLLFKSSASTNNTYVHSLGYSNKFNRFSLRFNLEKKSSEGERTDFVVKSVSPGTGGTRVTGWQKTKNAKGIDAYLIGDTGKNCWEQNQYSGKFTYSINPISNLYLALNYGQREYGYSDPQSYLKDSNGKPVDNGKIDLGVGTMTIYPKDFLSSWGRYNSNLYHLGYDTLLGLINIKSKISLNKRQSFYIVPQSGATAQGGPGKFNDTAPSQDIQAEIQTDIPFLQDNLLSIGLNYRLDKTIIKEYDLIDWKNEDSKKTTNPTVEIKGKAKISAVYAQTELEVINNLKAFLGARYDTWKNYDGSNRNGTNLTTYTAMDKKSISPKIGFLYKPGFEKGIYHLDNIRASWGKAFKPPTIYELYRTCLMGKTTYESNPNLIPETSQSWEVGLDQRLNKKVTISVTYFQSKIKDLIYSKIISSTIKRKENAGEGKIAGFELDTKVNLTDSLSAFGNYTRQDTEMLENPAEPSTIGKNFVFVPEKMFNLGLIFSKKAVSSSLLWHWVDKVYLNSDNSDTEEEVYGAYDKINTVDAKLGYNLKENLNLSLAVDNLFDKRYYQHYKSPGRTFTVEAKWKY